One region of Candidatus Dormiibacterota bacterium genomic DNA includes:
- a CDS encoding Pls/PosA family non-ribosomal peptide synthetase, which yields MSDPTSASRLGWAASSPVRGRVGRLHHHFETTSDRVPDAVAVECGDRQARYRELDRQGNRVAHRLIALGVAPGDRVGILLQRSLETYAAVLGVLKAGATFVPIDPGHPADRIAFIATDAGLRVVLTSAALAAAAAGSLPCPALELDEPSCLAGVPATRPDADAGRDGLAYIIYTSGSSGRPKGVAVSHGNICDFLDVVTPIYDVTAQDRVYQGMTIAFDFSVEEMWPAWMAGATVVAGPTDGCRLGPQLADLLVERGVTVLCCVPTLLATLDREVPSLRTLIVGGEACPRDLVQRWSRPGRRMLNTYGPTETTVTATWCELRPDRAVTIGRPLPSYTVRLCDERLRPVPAGEPGEICIGGPGVAQGYVNRPELTAERFVADLTAPGSRMYRTGDLGRLSASGEIEFLGRLDAQVKIRGYRIELGEIEEVVREDEAVENVVVSALEVDGVATDLVAHVTLRRPSGEAELRGRLHDRLRRRLPAYMVPAFIEVLDRLPTLAGSKVARTQLPAPVSPRLGLRADQVVAPATPLEADLLAVWTEVFGHPDISVEADFFLDLGGHSLFAAMVVSRLRRRPESRSVGIGDLYERPTIRALADHLEALSTLAAVGPHDGAATGPRPAALRHRGGRVLAAGAVQLAGLYALVLILGAPAAWLLARSGGSLTASRLVLGALLLPLGFLVTALVLPVAGRWTVAARIRPGRHPLWGATHVRWWMFTRLLALAPLRLLAGSPLMAAYLRLLGARIGHSCQIATERIQTPWLTEIGDGASLGYGVDVMPAVVEDGWLLLDPVRVGAGAVVGTGSVLVGGAEMGPGSRLADQSLLARGQRLPDGQSWGGSPAVPSAEGDALLDAMAAAGHQGRRWSPALGAGFAAGVAVLGVLPFVMAMPGLLLVTLAMARRGLLAAIASTLVAGPVTALTACALVAAGRRLVLARTEPGIHPLCSALGLRKWFADRLMAMSLELSNTLYATLYAVPWLRLLGARIGRRSEVSTAAHIDPDLLTLGEESFVADFASVGAATFAHGAIALGRTELGRRCFVGNAAVVRSHTRLGDSSLIGVQSVAPARPVEAETSWLGSPAIFLPRRQPSEAFSEEVTYRPSAARVTARLAVEYFRITLPATLIALALLLAASVELRLARRGSAIELILATPVVALASGLGVTLLVVLLKWLLVGRYVPRVEPLWALFVRRSELVTGLYESVAVPALLGVLTGTPWIGPLLRLFGARVGRRVCLQTTYLTEFDLVRVGDDACVGASASLQTHLFEDRVMKMSTVTLGRASTVGARAVVLYDAQLADGAMLDPLSLAMKGESLPAGGRWRGIPAGPVHLPG from the coding sequence GTGTCCGATCCGACGTCTGCGTCGCGCCTGGGCTGGGCGGCGTCGAGCCCGGTCCGGGGGCGTGTCGGACGGCTCCACCACCACTTCGAGACCACCTCCGACCGCGTGCCCGACGCGGTCGCCGTGGAGTGTGGCGACCGCCAGGCCCGGTACCGCGAGCTCGACCGCCAGGGCAACCGCGTCGCCCACCGGCTGATCGCCCTCGGGGTCGCCCCCGGCGACCGGGTCGGCATCCTCCTGCAGCGCTCGCTCGAGACCTACGCCGCGGTGCTGGGCGTGCTCAAGGCGGGGGCGACCTTCGTCCCCATCGACCCGGGCCACCCCGCCGACCGGATCGCCTTCATCGCCACCGATGCCGGCCTCCGGGTGGTGCTCACCAGCGCCGCCCTCGCCGCCGCCGCGGCGGGCTCGCTGCCCTGCCCGGCGCTCGAGCTCGACGAACCCTCCTGCCTCGCCGGCGTGCCCGCCACCCGGCCGGACGCCGACGCCGGCCGCGATGGCCTCGCGTACATCATCTACACCTCCGGGTCGAGCGGCCGTCCCAAGGGTGTTGCGGTCAGCCACGGCAACATCTGCGACTTCCTCGATGTGGTCACGCCGATCTACGACGTGACCGCACAGGACCGCGTGTACCAGGGGATGACCATCGCCTTCGACTTCTCCGTCGAGGAGATGTGGCCGGCGTGGATGGCCGGCGCAACGGTGGTGGCGGGGCCCACCGACGGCTGCCGGCTCGGCCCCCAGCTCGCCGACCTCCTGGTCGAGCGCGGGGTGACGGTGCTCTGCTGCGTGCCCACGCTGCTCGCCACCCTCGACCGCGAGGTGCCCTCGCTGCGCACCCTGATCGTCGGCGGCGAGGCCTGCCCGCGGGACCTGGTGCAGCGCTGGAGCCGCCCCGGGCGGCGGATGCTCAACACCTACGGCCCCACCGAGACCACCGTCACCGCCACCTGGTGCGAGCTTCGCCCCGACCGCGCGGTGACGATCGGCCGGCCCCTCCCCTCGTACACCGTCCGGCTGTGCGACGAGCGGCTGCGCCCGGTGCCCGCCGGCGAGCCCGGGGAGATCTGCATCGGCGGCCCCGGCGTCGCCCAGGGCTATGTGAACCGTCCCGAGCTCACCGCCGAGCGGTTCGTCGCCGATCTCACCGCCCCGGGGTCGCGGATGTATCGCACCGGCGACCTCGGCCGTCTGTCCGCCTCCGGGGAGATCGAGTTCCTCGGCCGCCTCGACGCCCAGGTGAAGATCCGCGGCTACCGCATCGAGCTCGGCGAGATCGAGGAGGTGGTCCGCGAGGACGAGGCGGTGGAGAACGTGGTGGTCTCGGCCCTGGAGGTCGACGGCGTGGCCACCGACCTGGTCGCCCATGTCACCCTGCGCCGACCCTCCGGGGAGGCGGAGCTGCGCGGGAGGCTCCACGACCGGCTGCGCCGCCGCCTCCCCGCGTACATGGTGCCGGCGTTCATCGAGGTGCTCGACCGCCTGCCCACGCTGGCCGGCTCGAAGGTCGCCCGCACCCAGCTCCCCGCTCCGGTGTCGCCGCGGCTGGGGCTGCGCGCCGACCAGGTCGTGGCCCCGGCGACCCCGCTCGAGGCCGACCTGCTGGCGGTCTGGACCGAGGTCTTCGGCCACCCCGACATCTCCGTGGAGGCGGACTTCTTCCTCGACCTCGGCGGCCACTCGCTGTTCGCCGCGATGGTGGTCTCGCGCCTCCGCCGCCGGCCCGAGTCGCGCTCGGTGGGGATCGGCGACCTCTACGAGCGACCGACCATCCGGGCGCTCGCCGACCACCTCGAGGCGCTCTCGACGCTGGCGGCGGTGGGGCCGCACGACGGCGCCGCCACGGGCCCCCGGCCGGCGGCGCTGCGTCACCGCGGTGGCCGCGTGCTCGCCGCCGGCGCGGTCCAGCTGGCCGGGCTCTACGCGCTGGTGCTGATCCTCGGCGCTCCCGCCGCCTGGCTGCTGGCGCGGTCCGGCGGCAGCCTGACGGCCTCGCGGCTGGTGCTGGGCGCGCTGCTCCTGCCCCTCGGCTTCCTGGTCACCGCCCTGGTGCTGCCGGTCGCCGGGCGCTGGACCGTGGCCGCGCGGATCCGGCCTGGACGCCACCCGCTGTGGGGCGCCACCCACGTGCGCTGGTGGATGTTCACCCGGCTGCTCGCGCTGGCACCGCTGCGCCTGCTCGCGGGCTCGCCGCTGATGGCCGCCTACCTCCGCCTGCTCGGCGCGCGGATCGGCCACTCCTGCCAGATCGCGACCGAGCGGATCCAGACCCCGTGGCTCACCGAGATCGGCGACGGCGCCAGCCTCGGCTACGGCGTGGACGTGATGCCCGCCGTCGTCGAGGACGGCTGGCTCCTCCTCGACCCGGTCCGGGTCGGCGCCGGAGCGGTGGTCGGCACCGGCTCGGTGCTGGTCGGCGGCGCCGAGATGGGGCCGGGGTCCCGGCTCGCCGACCAGTCGCTGCTGGCCCGCGGCCAGCGGCTTCCCGACGGACAGAGCTGGGGCGGGTCGCCGGCGGTGCCGAGCGCCGAGGGCGACGCTCTGCTCGACGCCATGGCGGCCGCCGGCCACCAGGGGCGGCGCTGGTCGCCGGCGCTGGGTGCGGGGTTCGCCGCCGGCGTGGCGGTGCTCGGGGTGCTCCCCTTCGTCATGGCGATGCCGGGCCTGCTGCTGGTGACGCTGGCGATGGCGCGCCGGGGCCTGCTCGCGGCGATCGCCTCGACCCTGGTGGCCGGGCCGGTGACGGCGCTCACCGCCTGCGCGCTGGTGGCCGCGGGCCGCCGCCTCGTGCTCGCCCGCACCGAGCCGGGCATCCACCCGCTGTGCTCCGCGCTGGGGCTGCGGAAGTGGTTCGCCGACCGGCTGATGGCGATGAGCCTCGAGCTCAGCAACACCCTCTACGCCACCCTCTACGCGGTGCCCTGGCTGCGCCTGCTCGGCGCCCGCATCGGCAGGCGCTCGGAGGTCTCGACCGCCGCTCACATCGACCCCGACCTGCTCACCCTCGGCGAGGAGAGCTTCGTCGCCGACTTCGCCTCGGTGGGCGCGGCCACGTTCGCCCACGGCGCGATCGCGCTGGGACGCACCGAGCTCGGCCGCCGCTGCTTCGTCGGCAACGCCGCGGTGGTGCGCAGCCACACCCGGCTGGGCGACAGCAGCCTGATCGGAGTGCAGTCGGTGGCGCCGGCGAGGCCGGTCGAGGCGGAGACCTCGTGGCTGGGCTCGCCGGCGATCTTCCTCCCCCGCCGCCAGCCGAGCGAGGCCTTCTCCGAGGAGGTCACCTACCGCCCATCGGCGGCGCGGGTAACGGCGCGGCTCGCCGTCGAGTACTTCCGTATCACCCTGCCGGCGACGCTGATCGCGCTCGCCCTCCTGCTCGCCGCCTCCGTCGAGCTGCGCCTCGCCCGCCGCGGCTCCGCGATCGAGCTGATCCTCGCCACCCCGGTGGTCGCCCTCGCCTCGGGCCTGGGCGTGACCCTGCTGGTGGTGCTGCTGAAGTGGCTGCTGGTGGGCCGCTACGTTCCCCGCGTCGAGCCGCTCTGGGCGCTGTTCGTGCGCCGCAGCGAGCTGGTCACCGGCCTCTACGAGAGCGTGGCCGTGCCCGCGCTGCTGGGGGTGCTCACCGGCACTCCGTGGATCGGTCCGCTGCTGCGCCTGTTCGGAGCCCGGGTGGGCCGGCGGGTGTGCCTGCAGACCACCTATCTCACCGAGTTCGACCTGGTGCGGGTCGGGGACGACGCCTGCGTCGGCGCCTCCGCCTCGCTGCAGACCCACCTCTTCGAGGACCGGGTGATGAAGATGTCCACCGTCACCCTGGGGCGGGCCAGCACCGTCGGCGCCCGCGCGGTGGTGCTCTACGACGCCCAGCTGGCCGATGGCGCCATGCTCGATCCGCTGTCGCTGGCGATGAAGGGCGAGAGCCTGCCCGCGGGGGGACGCTGGCGGGGCATCCCGGCCGGGCCGGTCCACCTGCCCGGATGA